The following coding sequences are from one Candidatus Nitronereus thalassa window:
- the mobA gene encoding molybdenum cofactor guanylyltransferase: MVINHITGVLLAGGKSRRMGNDKRSILLSGETLFNRALGVLKTIFQEVIVVLGEGDFPIEATHIKVVHDIIPNRAAAGGLYTGLFYAKNPRIFVVACDMPFLNPEVIRFMASLADEGDIHLAQLAHGPQTMHGIYSKRCLPVIEKMVKEEKLRLQELIRHPSLQVQMIPESDIMPYDPDLLSFMNLNSPADLELAKKIKSPSP, encoded by the coding sequence ATGGTAATTAACCACATTACAGGGGTTCTTTTAGCCGGAGGAAAGAGCAGGCGAATGGGCAATGATAAGCGGTCCATTCTTCTTTCTGGGGAGACACTATTTAATCGAGCGCTTGGGGTATTAAAAACTATTTTTCAGGAAGTCATCGTTGTTTTGGGCGAAGGGGATTTTCCAATTGAGGCAACTCATATAAAGGTCGTTCATGATATTATTCCCAATCGAGCCGCTGCCGGGGGGCTCTATACCGGGTTATTTTATGCAAAAAATCCACGAATATTTGTTGTGGCTTGTGATATGCCATTTTTAAATCCTGAGGTTATTCGGTTTATGGCTTCTCTTGCTGATGAAGGAGATATCCATTTGGCTCAACTGGCGCATGGACCTCAAACCATGCACGGTATTTATTCCAAGCGTTGTCTTCCTGTCATAGAGAAAATGGTGAAGGAAGAAAAACTTCGACTCCAAGAGCTCATCCGGCATCCGTCATTGCAAGTTCAGATGATTCCCGAATCCGACATTATGCCCTACGATCCTGATCTACTATCATTTATGAACCTTAACTCTCCTGCTGACCTGGAATTGGCCAAAAAAATTAAAAGCCCTTCTCCCTAA
- a CDS encoding DUF3047 domain-containing protein, whose protein sequence is MKCQRSMHIIEKLFGLMVIGFVVIGNPGGLLVQADEGRTSGMVLEDFQHPDVDGFPQGWEGSRSKVTAQEAYSIHKEGDAVFLKGKGANQRVYTKNIMWDPKTHPILRWRWRVISAPNDADYFAAVFANLDVDFMFIPVSTKYIWSGTRPKGDVKDGGMFGAAEVVVRSGNEQFGEWIEEEVNAYKDFIDIHKHEPAEKAWGISLQSGPGVEVDFGSIEISEK, encoded by the coding sequence GTGAAGTGTCAAAGGTCTATGCATATTATTGAAAAACTGTTTGGCTTGATGGTCATCGGGTTTGTCGTTATTGGAAATCCCGGGGGGCTTCTGGTTCAAGCAGATGAAGGACGCACTTCTGGCATGGTGTTGGAAGACTTTCAGCACCCTGATGTTGATGGGTTCCCCCAAGGGTGGGAGGGTTCACGTAGCAAAGTCACAGCTCAAGAGGCGTATTCCATTCATAAAGAAGGCGATGCTGTATTTTTAAAAGGCAAAGGTGCGAACCAACGTGTGTATACGAAAAATATCATGTGGGACCCGAAAACCCATCCGATTTTACGCTGGCGGTGGCGAGTCATTTCCGCTCCCAATGATGCGGACTATTTCGCGGCGGTGTTTGCAAATTTGGATGTGGATTTTATGTTCATTCCGGTTTCCACTAAGTATATCTGGAGTGGGACCCGCCCTAAAGGCGACGTAAAAGATGGCGGCATGTTTGGTGCCGCCGAAGTGGTCGTCCGGTCAGGAAATGAGCAGTTTGGTGAGTGGATTGAAGAAGAGGTTAATGCGTACAAAGATTTTATTGATATCCATAAGCATGAACCCGCGGAAAAAGCCTGGGGGATTTCCTTGCAAAGCGGCCCAGGAGTAGAAGTCGATTTCGGCTCGATTGAAATCAGTGAGAAATAG
- a CDS encoding formylglycine-generating enzyme family protein — protein MDIRLKLILAAVILFMIGMPVSGILRGTSSPPPDPDLAEMAEPLQNPQAPDAPVEIIPEEMVHIPPGEFILGTKQGGFNERPERIVMLKGYWIARHEVTNHHYAEFVEETGHRNPGPPSRYAKRLTQLRSPNQPVAYVSWHDADAYCRWKGYRLPTEAEWEKAMRGIDGRLWPWGNSPRIFKANLGGPEDGYEATAPVGSFPLDRSPFGIYDGFGNMMEWVENWYEEQAVNPNEPREVNSADHGGYKTLRGAGYTSHGSDLRITARSFMIPDFRDETIGFRCATSQLDKNPDQAQNKKSKA, from the coding sequence ATGGATATCCGATTAAAGCTGATTCTTGCGGCCGTGATCCTATTCATGATTGGCATGCCAGTCTCAGGGATTTTGCGAGGAACTTCTTCTCCCCCCCCTGATCCAGATCTTGCGGAAATGGCTGAACCCCTTCAAAATCCCCAAGCTCCTGATGCTCCTGTCGAGATAATTCCAGAAGAAATGGTCCATATTCCCCCAGGGGAATTTATTCTGGGAACAAAACAAGGTGGTTTTAATGAACGACCGGAGCGTATTGTCATGCTTAAAGGGTATTGGATTGCTCGTCATGAAGTCACCAATCATCATTATGCAGAATTTGTGGAGGAAACGGGACATCGAAATCCTGGTCCACCTTCCAGGTACGCGAAACGGCTTACTCAACTCCGAAGCCCGAATCAGCCGGTGGCCTACGTATCCTGGCATGATGCGGATGCGTATTGCCGCTGGAAGGGATATCGACTGCCCACCGAGGCTGAATGGGAAAAAGCTATGAGGGGGATCGATGGTCGGTTGTGGCCATGGGGAAATTCTCCAAGAATCTTTAAGGCGAATCTGGGAGGTCCGGAAGATGGATATGAAGCCACAGCCCCTGTGGGTTCTTTTCCATTAGACCGTAGCCCCTTTGGAATCTATGATGGGTTTGGGAATATGATGGAATGGGTGGAGAACTGGTACGAAGAACAGGCGGTAAACCCCAATGAGCCCAGGGAGGTTAATTCGGCTGATCATGGTGGGTATAAAACGCTTCGTGGGGCTGGGTATACCAGCCATGGGAGCGATCTGCGAATTACCGCGAGGAGTTTTATGATCCCCGATTTCCGAGATGAAACCATCGGGTTCAGGTGCGCGACTTCACAATTAGATAAAAACCCTGACCAAGCCCAGAACAAAAAATCTAAGGCGTAA
- a CDS encoding cytochrome ubiquinol oxidase subunit I: protein MGRLNLGQAKKKILAVTGLFAMGAMLVLPIFVALPALAGGGGGSAGGPPPEVLAAQKAAAEAEGEVEGEKVEVGRDVYYKTEGPVVGAPAPKTEDTAEFYPRYNFESRVLLWVANQQHLYYGSFVLAVPIFCMCIEFAGLISKDKAMAKKYDQLAYDFIKISLTAYSLTAILGGILIFTFLTLYPSFFGYLSSIFRPVMHIYALMFVAESGCLYIYYYGWDKMKEGLLKWIHVSMSVVLNVIGTVLMFLANSWIAFMMSPAGVDEQGRYLGNIWHVLHTALWNPLNVHRILGNMAFGGGVVAAYAAYRFLSAKTDEERAHYDWMGYIAMSLGVAFLIPLPFAGYWLMREVYAYRQQMGITLMGGLLAWLFIIQATMIGILFLTTNYYLWQALGRMTGGDRFQRYIKYFVFILVVGLLVFITPHTIVMTPAELKAMGGQQHPVLGNYGVMSAKNGGINAIIMITIASFIWYQRGNKLPAVSWASFGNIFLITFFVVGHINNIWVACYGYFIPANVRIGLSVPQVAGTLSCLFIGSTINLMMLKGAKEIGPIEYGKIAPRSQYALIMLATAFTWMMGLMGYIRSSVRLFWHVNEIMRDNSPWAYTHTIGFAANVISFNVLFFWISIMFVFWLGTLGTKKAPVAAKEPAQGIPSPQPAGGN, encoded by the coding sequence ATGGGTCGCCTCAATTTAGGACAGGCTAAGAAGAAAATTCTGGCCGTCACAGGTTTATTTGCGATGGGAGCGATGTTGGTGCTCCCAATTTTTGTGGCGCTTCCGGCTTTAGCTGGCGGCGGTGGCGGATCAGCAGGTGGTCCTCCTCCTGAGGTCCTTGCAGCTCAAAAAGCTGCAGCCGAAGCTGAAGGTGAAGTAGAGGGGGAAAAAGTTGAGGTTGGTCGTGATGTATATTACAAAACCGAGGGGCCTGTCGTAGGGGCTCCTGCTCCCAAAACTGAGGATACGGCAGAGTTTTATCCACGATACAACTTTGAAAGCCGCGTTCTTCTCTGGGTGGCCAATCAGCAACATCTCTACTATGGAAGCTTTGTGCTAGCAGTCCCTATCTTTTGTATGTGCATTGAGTTTGCGGGGTTGATTAGTAAAGATAAGGCGATGGCAAAGAAGTATGATCAGCTTGCCTATGACTTTATTAAAATCAGTCTTACCGCTTATTCGTTAACGGCAATTCTCGGTGGAATTCTCATCTTTACCTTCCTGACGCTGTATCCTTCCTTCTTTGGTTACCTCTCCAGTATCTTCCGACCTGTCATGCATATATATGCCTTGATGTTTGTGGCGGAAAGTGGATGCCTATACATCTACTACTATGGTTGGGACAAGATGAAAGAGGGACTGCTGAAGTGGATCCACGTCAGTATGTCCGTGGTTCTGAACGTTATTGGGACTGTGCTGATGTTCTTGGCGAATTCCTGGATCGCTTTCATGATGTCTCCTGCTGGTGTTGATGAGCAGGGTCGTTATTTGGGAAATATTTGGCACGTTCTGCATACCGCCCTTTGGAATCCTCTTAACGTGCATCGCATTCTTGGGAATATGGCGTTTGGTGGTGGTGTGGTAGCCGCCTATGCCGCCTATAGATTTTTATCAGCAAAGACGGATGAAGAGCGAGCCCATTATGATTGGATGGGTTACATTGCTATGTCACTAGGGGTGGCATTCTTAATTCCCCTTCCCTTTGCTGGATATTGGTTGATGCGTGAGGTGTATGCCTATAGACAGCAAATGGGTATCACTTTGATGGGTGGTTTGCTTGCTTGGTTGTTCATTATTCAGGCTACCATGATCGGGATTCTATTCTTGACCACTAACTACTATCTCTGGCAAGCCCTTGGAAGGATGACTGGGGGTGATAGGTTTCAGAGGTATATTAAGTACTTCGTATTCATCTTGGTCGTCGGTCTCCTCGTATTCATTACGCCTCACACTATCGTGATGACGCCGGCAGAATTGAAAGCCATGGGTGGTCAGCAGCATCCGGTGTTGGGTAACTATGGCGTAATGTCGGCCAAAAATGGCGGTATCAATGCGATTATCATGATAACGATCGCAAGTTTCATTTGGTATCAGAGGGGAAATAAATTGCCGGCGGTAAGCTGGGCAAGTTTTGGAAATATCTTCTTGATCACCTTCTTTGTGGTGGGACATATCAATAATATTTGGGTGGCTTGCTACGGGTATTTTATTCCGGCAAACGTTCGAATTGGGTTGTCCGTGCCTCAGGTGGCTGGGACGCTGTCCTGTTTGTTTATCGGGTCAACAATCAATCTAATGATGTTGAAGGGGGCAAAAGAAATTGGTCCAATTGAGTACGGAAAGATTGCCCCTCGCTCTCAGTATGCCCTTATCATGTTAGCCACTGCCTTTACTTGGATGATGGGATTGATGGGTTATATCCGATCTTCCGTAAGGCTGTTCTGGCACGTGAATGAAATTATGCGAGATAATTCTCCTTGGGCCTACACTCACACCATTGGATTTGCCGCCAATGTGATTTCGTTTAATGTGTTATTTTTCTGGATTTCCATTATGTTTGTCTTTTGGCTCGGAACTCTGGGTACTAAGAAGGCCCCGGTGGCGGCTAAGGAGCCTGCACAGGGAATTCCTTCACCACAGCCCGCTGGTGGAAATTAA
- a CDS encoding cytochrome c: MTWLKLVEGYMPMQMISELACSILVFALINWSLKKAGMGISAFWAGIGVWIYIQLYLKYRIYPPIPFSVRAIYGTVSACGIFMWVSGSQGAWEEFKRPILNVMDGITGFHKAVRVVALIVIPLALGGFAYNSFLPSFEEPIELRTVHPAPPATTKVQGKTFVLQTVQNPYRVNKEGKYDQAYTDERIVEQAMGRLMKDVNDPNFNPWDPNAEGYTKYVREGGEIFFQNCHFCHGDNLNGRGLWAYAFNPIPANFTDAGTIAQLQETFVFWRVAKGGIGLPGEGFPWASVMPPWEQHLTVDEIWKVVMFEYWHTGYYPRTWD, translated from the coding sequence ATGACCTGGTTAAAGTTAGTAGAAGGCTACATGCCAATGCAGATGATTTCTGAATTGGCTTGTTCAATCTTAGTGTTTGCCTTGATCAACTGGTCGCTAAAAAAGGCAGGAATGGGAATTTCGGCCTTCTGGGCTGGAATTGGAGTATGGATATACATTCAACTCTATCTTAAGTACCGAATTTATCCTCCTATTCCTTTTAGTGTGAGAGCCATTTACGGCACAGTGTCAGCATGTGGAATCTTTATGTGGGTTTCCGGATCACAGGGTGCCTGGGAAGAATTTAAGCGACCTATCCTTAATGTGATGGATGGGATTACTGGATTCCACAAGGCAGTTAGAGTTGTCGCCCTCATTGTTATACCATTGGCATTGGGTGGATTTGCATACAATTCGTTCCTGCCAAGTTTTGAAGAGCCCATTGAGTTACGAACAGTGCATCCAGCACCGCCAGCTACAACAAAGGTTCAAGGAAAAACTTTTGTACTGCAAACGGTTCAAAATCCTTACCGCGTGAATAAAGAAGGCAAATATGACCAAGCCTATACCGATGAAAGAATTGTAGAGCAGGCCATGGGTCGCCTCATGAAAGATGTGAACGATCCAAATTTTAATCCTTGGGATCCCAACGCTGAGGGTTATACGAAGTATGTGCGTGAAGGTGGAGAAATATTCTTTCAAAATTGCCACTTCTGTCACGGCGATAACCTGAATGGTCGCGGGCTGTGGGCCTATGCCTTTAATCCAATTCCGGCTAACTTCACTGATGCTGGAACAATTGCCCAGTTGCAAGAGACTTTTGTATTTTGGCGTGTAGCGAAAGGTGGTATTGGACTGCCTGGGGAAGGGTTCCCTTGGGCTTCCGTTATGCCGCCTTGGGAACAACATCTTACGGTTGATGAAATCTGGAAAGTGGTAATGTTTGAATATTGGCACACCGGGTATTATCCCCGTACATGGGATTAA
- a CDS encoding formylglycine-generating enzyme family protein produces MENRGVLIGSIIFVFASFILMMVMLIYETYKGKAERERLVATSQKDKPKLIEPVKVQDYSMYRTVVGNEGREMVEIPEGPFTMGYDQGDPDEAPAHPVYLKAFFIDLKEVTQSEYDRFVNMVKREKPKVPVFEEDISKLRDPDFPVVGVGWNDAFAYCQWAGKRLPTEAEWEKAARGEGRRLYPWGNEFSYTYSNVDGEDDGFPYLAPVGSYEVGRSPYGVYDMTGNVAEWVADSYDPKYYQNTPFRDPPGPDDSEFKVIRGGTWRDSKLNARVTKRFSAKMWRTDATMGFRCALDADAYEPASRAESP; encoded by the coding sequence ATGGAAAATCGAGGCGTGTTGATCGGCTCCATTATCTTCGTGTTTGCTTCTTTTATTTTGATGATGGTGATGTTGATCTACGAAACCTATAAAGGAAAAGCCGAGCGGGAACGTTTAGTGGCCACCTCCCAAAAGGACAAACCCAAATTAATTGAACCCGTCAAAGTCCAAGATTACTCCATGTACCGTACCGTGGTTGGCAATGAAGGTCGGGAAATGGTGGAAATCCCTGAGGGACCCTTTACAATGGGCTATGACCAGGGTGATCCCGATGAAGCCCCAGCACACCCGGTATATCTCAAAGCCTTCTTTATTGATCTCAAGGAAGTGACTCAGTCGGAGTACGACCGTTTTGTCAACATGGTCAAACGAGAAAAACCAAAAGTTCCGGTTTTTGAGGAAGATATTTCAAAGTTGCGAGATCCTGATTTTCCTGTGGTGGGTGTAGGATGGAACGATGCTTTTGCCTATTGCCAATGGGCCGGGAAACGGTTACCCACCGAAGCCGAATGGGAAAAAGCCGCGCGTGGGGAAGGCCGGCGTCTTTATCCTTGGGGAAATGAATTTAGCTATACCTATTCAAACGTAGACGGGGAAGACGATGGTTTTCCATATCTAGCACCCGTGGGGTCCTATGAGGTCGGGCGTAGTCCGTATGGTGTCTATGATATGACGGGGAATGTGGCGGAGTGGGTGGCTGATTCATACGATCCAAAATATTATCAAAATACGCCGTTTCGAGATCCACCTGGTCCGGACGATTCCGAGTTTAAAGTAATTCGGGGGGGGACTTGGCGCGATTCAAAATTAAATGCCAGGGTCACGAAACGCTTTTCTGCAAAAATGTGGAGGACAGATGCCACAATGGGCTTTCGATGTGCCCTTGATGCTGATGCCTATGAGCCTGCATCACGGGCTGAGTCGCCCTGA
- a CDS encoding glycosyltransferase family 9 protein, whose protein sequence is MFIIHPGTLGDVVLSLQALQVIRTCCPQHELVMLVRQEIGKVLVQLKAADRFMDMEGPVLSELLRDDPQLDGDSAEVLSRCDHVVAWMQDRDGRLGENFKKMGIQNRCIISPHDELLSAVHQADRYCESLEHWETENTGTNPSQLFPLNFPSARLKEGILDSPIRHEPQVFMVHYGSGSQHKCVSPERMGRIIRRLANAPYRKVILCQGPADAEMAFVLKPFINQVSCEILKDTELLCVMKVLRGVDVFVGHDSGLTHLAAALEVPTLALFGPTDHRRWGPRGAKVEILQGLGCQCQDWNAVQQCSKKSCLMHPIEEIVQVAERLANHSRKVVHFGSLVNTQ, encoded by the coding sequence GTGTTCATAATCCATCCAGGGACATTGGGGGATGTGGTGTTGTCCCTACAGGCCCTTCAGGTTATTCGTACTTGTTGTCCTCAACATGAACTCGTCATGTTGGTGCGGCAGGAAATCGGGAAGGTTTTGGTCCAATTGAAAGCCGCGGATCGTTTTATGGACATGGAAGGGCCAGTCTTGAGCGAATTGCTTAGAGACGATCCTCAATTGGATGGGGACTCTGCTGAGGTGTTGTCCCGCTGCGATCATGTCGTGGCTTGGATGCAAGATCGCGACGGGCGGTTGGGGGAAAATTTTAAGAAAATGGGGATACAGAATCGCTGCATTATTTCCCCTCATGATGAGTTGTTGTCGGCAGTCCATCAGGCTGATCGATATTGCGAATCTTTAGAGCATTGGGAAACAGAAAATACGGGTACTAACCCTTCTCAATTGTTTCCTCTGAATTTTCCAAGTGCACGCCTCAAAGAGGGTATCCTTGATTCTCCGATTCGTCATGAACCTCAGGTTTTTATGGTTCATTATGGAAGTGGGAGCCAACATAAATGTGTATCGCCCGAAAGAATGGGACGTATCATTAGGCGGTTGGCGAATGCACCCTATCGTAAGGTCATTCTATGCCAAGGCCCAGCCGATGCAGAAATGGCTTTTGTGTTAAAGCCTTTTATTAATCAAGTGTCCTGTGAAATCTTGAAAGATACTGAATTGTTGTGTGTTATGAAGGTGTTACGGGGAGTGGATGTTTTTGTGGGACACGATTCCGGGTTAACTCACTTGGCCGCGGCATTGGAAGTTCCCACCCTCGCCTTGTTTGGCCCAACGGACCATCGACGTTGGGGACCAAGGGGGGCAAAGGTGGAAATTCTTCAAGGACTCGGGTGCCAGTGTCAGGATTGGAATGCAGTTCAACAATGCTCAAAAAAATCTTGTTTGATGCACCCCATCGAGGAGATCGTTCAGGTGGCTGAGCGTTTAGCAAATCATTCTCGAAAAGTCGTGCATTTCGGCAGTTTGGTTAATACTCAGTAA
- a CDS encoding nitric oxide reductase, with amino-acid sequence MLELLTEAIAFGWPFLALVVGISLYKQTKVKDPEVKKNMTFNTMIGLIASVMLLIAIVNYRDNFGVDDGKLPISLVMITSLTFLMGIYFSNISALMKIGGFMFFVAAALSGYGNWLPQVEGGFPPPEVKLDFQSMSAQQLGDEGEKIIFGGLGQSKVQGAIGKGQCPLCHGFNQGFLSERAPNLWDIPARAEERLKHEKYHMNDPAARDTVQKEAFEGSGTATTGQEYIAESHACPNCFVVPGFGVKGSNDTESPMPRIHKPPISLTIGEMAAVDTWMYVREGKDPPTYDEIQASYEKFIPEADRPKASAGGDEAAGGVLATGEEPITDLFMKAGCPACHTIPGIEGATGKVGPLLMEGSNAVKRMKDPGYQGRAKSAREYITESILKPSAYVVKDYPDNQMPKDFGVKLSAGAVNKIVDYLSRLEEGKEPPALDEFN; translated from the coding sequence GTGCTTGAATTATTAACGGAGGCAATCGCATTTGGTTGGCCATTTTTAGCCTTGGTTGTTGGGATTTCCCTTTATAAGCAAACGAAGGTGAAAGACCCTGAAGTAAAAAAGAACATGACTTTTAATACCATGATCGGATTAATTGCCTCCGTCATGTTGTTAATCGCAATTGTCAACTATCGGGATAATTTTGGGGTTGATGATGGGAAGTTGCCTATCTCTCTGGTGATGATTACCAGTTTGACGTTTTTGATGGGAATCTATTTTTCAAACATAAGTGCGCTAATGAAAATTGGCGGGTTTATGTTCTTTGTTGCCGCTGCCTTGTCGGGTTATGGAAATTGGTTGCCCCAGGTAGAAGGGGGATTCCCTCCTCCGGAGGTGAAGCTAGATTTCCAAAGTATGTCTGCCCAGCAATTGGGCGATGAAGGCGAAAAGATTATTTTTGGCGGTCTTGGGCAGAGTAAGGTTCAGGGTGCCATAGGAAAAGGCCAATGTCCTCTCTGTCACGGATTTAATCAGGGGTTTTTGAGTGAAAGAGCACCAAACCTTTGGGATATTCCTGCTAGAGCTGAAGAAAGGCTTAAGCACGAAAAATATCATATGAACGATCCGGCAGCCCGCGATACGGTTCAAAAAGAAGCGTTTGAGGGCTCAGGGACGGCTACAACAGGGCAGGAATATATTGCTGAATCACATGCTTGCCCGAATTGTTTCGTGGTTCCTGGTTTTGGAGTGAAAGGCTCGAATGATACGGAAAGTCCTATGCCTAGAATTCATAAGCCACCGATATCACTGACTATTGGTGAGATGGCAGCAGTTGATACCTGGATGTACGTTCGGGAAGGTAAAGATCCGCCGACTTATGATGAAATTCAGGCCTCCTATGAAAAGTTTATTCCTGAGGCAGATCGCCCAAAAGCAAGTGCAGGTGGCGATGAGGCAGCCGGCGGTGTTCTTGCAACAGGTGAAGAGCCCATTACAGATCTCTTCATGAAGGCTGGTTGTCCGGCATGCCACACGATTCCGGGCATTGAGGGGGCGACGGGTAAGGTTGGTCCCTTGTTGATGGAGGGAAGCAATGCCGTTAAACGTATGAAGGATCCTGGTTATCAGGGAAGAGCAAAATCAGCTCGTGAATACATTACGGAATCAATTTTGAAGCCCAGCGCCTATGTGGTCAAAGATTACCCTGATAATCAAATGCCAAAGGATTTTGGGGTGAAATTAAGTGCTGGTGCCGTAAATAAAATTGTGGATTATTTGTCACGATTGGAAGAGGGAAAAGAACCCCCAGCGTTAGACGAATTTAATTGA
- a CDS encoding c-type cytochrome — protein MNSNLKFKASTSRRFALTVGLSFLLGACLPISGWAQDGPPEGFVKQTAAPPPSAEQIESGKRVYFTKCVWCHGVEGAGDGPGAVRLWPRPRNFVQGTFKIRHTASGQLPVVNLDLLQTVTHGLPGSAMPSWEGILTEEQRKDVIAFVSTQLVKDRDWQDTEFEDFYVLELDKIQATPKTPESIKRGSELVQEKKCVECHGMEGRGDGNAFNLKDDWGFSIQPADWHKCWNFRGSRQDPYNVKNIFRTFSTGINGTPMPSFADTTSIADRWDIANYVNSLCERQVEIDAPNGTVSEETAAAFNAAQPLPIDPQTDKPKGTFVIPSKFVEGELPTDENGEAWKTAPRIWVALGGQITHKPRNFVNRIDDAWVQSVYNDEHILFMFKWDDRTKSIQEGEVDWDRTEVNLGDYGIEEQQPNGSLFKDERFHPESIAAKQKDGYQVFNDGIAFQFPRKWQELPAPRKPRYFWGDENFAADITKWTADGHLGVYEGTGWDMDFYDLDFQEEVSVVKAEWVHGRWTVIIKRPLKGDYEEVAYLESGKYIPMVFFAWDGHNGDVGRKMAVSAFYYLVMEPPIPTTTYIYPALMAVGIIILEGWVLGRRANRRKAQGQA, from the coding sequence ATGAACAGTAACTTGAAATTCAAGGCGAGCACATCAAGACGTTTTGCTCTCACAGTAGGATTAAGTTTTCTACTTGGAGCATGTCTACCAATATCAGGTTGGGCACAAGATGGTCCACCAGAGGGTTTTGTGAAACAAACAGCAGCTCCTCCACCAAGTGCAGAACAAATAGAATCAGGAAAGCGAGTATATTTTACTAAATGTGTTTGGTGTCATGGGGTTGAGGGTGCGGGGGATGGACCTGGTGCAGTACGATTGTGGCCACGCCCAAGGAACTTTGTGCAGGGAACCTTCAAAATTCGTCATACTGCAAGCGGACAATTGCCAGTTGTAAACCTTGATCTTCTCCAAACTGTGACCCATGGTCTTCCGGGTTCGGCAATGCCTTCGTGGGAAGGAATCTTAACGGAAGAACAACGAAAGGATGTAATTGCGTTTGTCAGCACTCAACTCGTGAAGGATCGCGACTGGCAAGATACGGAGTTTGAAGATTTTTATGTTTTGGAACTAGATAAAATTCAAGCGACACCAAAAACTCCTGAATCCATCAAGCGTGGATCAGAATTGGTCCAAGAGAAAAAATGTGTTGAATGTCATGGCATGGAAGGTCGCGGGGATGGCAACGCCTTTAATTTGAAAGACGACTGGGGTTTTTCTATTCAACCAGCGGATTGGCATAAGTGTTGGAATTTTCGTGGGAGTCGGCAAGATCCTTACAATGTAAAAAATATCTTCCGTACGTTTTCCACTGGTATTAATGGGACCCCAATGCCATCATTTGCTGATACTACGAGTATCGCGGATCGTTGGGATATTGCCAATTATGTAAATTCCCTGTGTGAAAGACAGGTCGAGATAGATGCTCCCAATGGGACAGTTAGTGAGGAAACCGCTGCTGCATTTAACGCGGCGCAACCTTTGCCAATAGATCCTCAAACAGATAAGCCCAAAGGTACGTTCGTAATTCCATCAAAATTTGTGGAAGGGGAACTACCTACGGATGAAAACGGAGAAGCTTGGAAGACCGCTCCAAGAATTTGGGTGGCTCTGGGGGGGCAAATTACTCATAAACCAAGAAACTTCGTGAATCGTATTGATGATGCCTGGGTGCAATCAGTATATAACGATGAGCATATCCTATTTATGTTCAAATGGGACGACCGAACGAAGAGTATTCAGGAGGGCGAAGTCGACTGGGATAGAACCGAAGTTAATCTCGGTGATTATGGGATTGAAGAACAGCAACCCAATGGCTCGCTGTTTAAGGATGAGCGATTCCATCCCGAATCCATTGCTGCCAAACAAAAAGATGGATACCAAGTTTTTAACGATGGAATTGCGTTTCAATTCCCACGAAAATGGCAGGAGTTACCCGCGCCACGTAAACCACGGTACTTCTGGGGAGATGAGAATTTTGCTGCTGATATCACCAAATGGACAGCAGATGGACACCTAGGGGTGTATGAAGGAACTGGCTGGGATATGGACTTCTATGATTTGGACTTTCAAGAAGAAGTCTCTGTGGTAAAAGCAGAGTGGGTTCATGGCCGGTGGACCGTGATTATCAAGCGTCCTCTTAAAGGCGATTATGAAGAAGTAGCCTATTTAGAGAGTGGAAAATACATTCCCATGGTATTTTTTGCATGGGATGGCCATAATGGTGATGTGGGACGGAAAATGGCGGTTTCCGCGTTTTACTACCTCGTGATGGAGCCACCAATTCCAACCACTACATACATCTACCCTGCTTTAATGGCTGTGGGAATCATCATTTTAGAAGGTTGGGTGCTTGGTCGACGTGCCAATCGCCGTAAGGCGCAAGGCCAGGCCTAA